The proteins below are encoded in one region of Campylobacter rectus:
- the tssB gene encoding type VI secretion system contractile sheath small subunit, whose translation MTKNSVAPKERINITYKTKTNNQEADVELPLKLMVMANLTGRNDTPVEDREVVSINKINFDQVMQKMDIKANFAVENKLGLGSDEINIELKISNMKDFSPDNIAKQIPEINQLLELRKALVSLKGPMGNIPDFRKAVLDALKNKKTKQELLLEIKDSQDVK comes from the coding sequence ATGACCAAGAACTCCGTCGCACCCAAAGAACGCATAAACATAACATATAAAACCAAAACGAACAACCAAGAAGCCGATGTGGAGCTGCCGCTTAAGCTGATGGTTATGGCAAATTTGACCGGCCGCAACGACACTCCGGTCGAAGACCGAGAAGTGGTATCCATAAATAAAATCAATTTTGACCAAGTAATGCAAAAAATGGATATAAAAGCAAATTTTGCCGTAGAAAATAAACTAGGTCTGGGCTCGGATGAAATCAACATAGAGCTTAAAATATCAAATATGAAAGACTTTTCTCCGGACAACATAGCAAAGCAAATCCCGGAGATCAATCAACTTTTGGAACTAAGAAAAGCGCTGGTATCGCTAAAGGGCCCAATGGGAAACATTCCCGACTTTAGAAAAGCGGTTTTGGATGCGTTAAAGAACAAAAAAACCAAACAAGAGCTTCTTTTGGAAATAAAAGACTCTCAAGACGTAAAATGA
- the tssC gene encoding type VI secretion system contractile sheath large subunit, translating to MQEVKVKTPIIESIMEKSKYSKDDESYSIVKKGVAEFISNIVTSENPEEKINKLALDEMIAHIDDLLSKQMDEVLHNKDFQKLESTWRGIRFLVERTNFNENIKIVLSDITKEEALEDFDSNLDITQSVMYKQIYSQEYGQFGGEPIGAIIGDYELDKTNTDMTFLHKMSSIAAMSHSPFLTSLSSKFFGLENYAELENIKDMKSMLEGPQYTRWRTFRENEDAKYVGLLATRFLTRSPYLPEDNPIKSFNYKENVEGSHDHLLWGNSAYTLATRLTESFADFRWCGNIIGPKGGGAVKDLPTYLYENYGSVQAKIPTEVLITDRREYELSENGFITLTLRRDSNNAAFFSANSALKPKIFPNTPEGKQAETNFRLGTQLPYIFLISRLAHYLKVLQREEIGTWKERADVERGLNEWLRQYISDQENPPADVRSRRPFRSAKINVNDIPGEPGWYKIELLARPHFKFMGANFELSLVGKLDKE from the coding sequence ATGCAAGAAGTAAAAGTTAAAACGCCGATTATCGAAAGCATTATGGAGAAAAGCAAGTACTCCAAAGACGATGAAAGCTATAGCATAGTAAAAAAAGGCGTAGCGGAATTTATCTCAAATATAGTAACATCCGAAAACCCTGAAGAGAAGATAAATAAACTCGCTCTTGATGAAATGATAGCCCACATAGACGATCTTTTGTCAAAGCAAATGGACGAAGTACTTCACAATAAAGATTTTCAAAAACTTGAGTCTACTTGGAGAGGTATCCGCTTTTTAGTAGAGAGAACAAATTTTAACGAAAATATAAAAATCGTCCTCTCCGATATAACCAAAGAAGAAGCTCTTGAGGATTTTGATTCAAATTTGGATATCACGCAAAGCGTAATGTATAAGCAAATTTACTCCCAAGAATACGGCCAGTTCGGCGGAGAGCCGATAGGCGCGATCATAGGCGATTACGAGCTTGACAAAACCAATACCGATATGACGTTTTTACACAAGATGTCCTCCATCGCCGCAATGAGTCACTCCCCGTTTCTGACGTCCTTATCCTCAAAATTCTTCGGCCTAGAAAACTACGCCGAGCTGGAAAACATAAAAGATATGAAAAGTATGCTCGAAGGCCCTCAATACACTAGGTGGAGAACTTTTAGGGAAAACGAGGACGCAAAATACGTAGGCCTGCTGGCAACCAGATTTTTAACTCGCTCGCCTTATTTGCCGGAGGATAATCCGATAAAAAGCTTTAATTATAAGGAAAACGTGGAAGGCTCTCACGATCACTTACTTTGGGGCAATTCGGCATACACGCTCGCCACAAGACTAACGGAGAGTTTCGCCGATTTTAGATGGTGCGGTAATATAATAGGCCCAAAAGGCGGCGGAGCGGTCAAAGATCTGCCTACTTATCTTTATGAAAACTACGGTAGCGTACAGGCGAAAATCCCAACCGAAGTCTTAATAACCGATAGAAGGGAGTATGAGCTTTCCGAAAACGGATTTATTACTCTTACTTTGCGTAGAGATAGCAACAACGCCGCGTTCTTTTCAGCAAATTCGGCTCTAAAACCTAAAATTTTTCCAAATACTCCGGAAGGAAAACAGGCTGAAACGAATTTTAGACTAGGCACGCAGTTGCCTTATATATTTTTAATATCCCGCTTGGCTCACTATCTCAAAGTTTTACAGCGCGAGGAAATAGGCACATGGAAAGAAAGGGCCGACGTAGAGCGCGGCTTAAACGAGTGGCTAAGGCAATACATTTCCGATCAGGAAAATCCGCCTGCAGACGTAAGAAGCAGAAGGCCTTTTAGAAGCGCCAAGATAAACGTAAACGACATCCCCGGCGAGCCCGGCTGGTATAAAATAGAGCTGCTAGCCAGACCGCACTTTAAATTTATGGGTGCAAATTTTGAGTTATCTCTAGTCGGAAAACTAGATAAAGAATAA
- a CDS encoding GPW/gp25 family protein: MSLSDRVLHTLNEENADKPYRQDILNDIKENISILLNSKFDDCITIQGSSLPDMSFLNIDSHELCQLMGKEIYGLIKKYENRINIVAIDYDDSLKPWQLTFNIRYTRQNDAFKEFAIKVTFRNNRYCEVL; this comes from the coding sequence ATGTCATTAAGCGATAGGGTTTTACATACATTAAATGAAGAAAATGCAGACAAGCCCTATCGCCAAGATATTTTAAACGATATAAAAGAAAACATAAGCATACTTTTAAATTCCAAATTTGACGACTGCATAACCATACAAGGCTCAAGCCTTCCGGATATGTCTTTTTTAAATATCGATTCACACGAACTTTGTCAACTGATGGGAAAAGAAATATACGGCCTCATTAAAAAATATGAAAATAGAATCAACATAGTTGCCATAGATTATGACGATTCTTTAAAGCCGTGGCAATTAACTTTTAATATAAGATATACTAGACAAAACGACGCTTTTAAGGAATTTGCCATAAAAGTAACTTTTCGCAATAATAGGTATTGTGAGGTTTTATGA
- the tssF gene encoding type VI secretion system baseplate subunit TssF has translation MKKNENNVLYFRKEMAYLYEMRELFIEKFPKVAPFLNADSKDPDVERIIENVAILTSKIHQELDENIPLIAESLINIVSPNYTNPVPSVCIQEFSLKSDSKKNSTIVPKGSVVVSKPVNDVKCKFKTAYDVYLYPLKINKTYLSNNKSDYVLNLELNITKDEARLSDIDMNRINLYLGNDVYMSSTLVMWMKTYLKKIIVFCSDSDETFNIPTSSIEVMGLSDKLLDYEDFGFEAFALLQELFFMPYKFNFITIKNLDMLKSSGSRNFTIKFVFDRDLPNGYIPRVEHFSLSSTPIINLFEMSAEPILNNNKKNGHRIFLDRAKIDAYDIVQVTKVVAHNSDTGRRVLKNYKSFERFNFFNGENIDDFYSLSDRTDGDSNLFKEISFFSNSQKEQTVTVETLCCNGNLPSELKISDINDFPAQPEINTKNITVPTSMQKVAIDGNLLWRLVSILSFSYQTILEKKSFLAVLDAFSFGDSPISKILASSLQDIKTKSIYRIDGHMTKKGTLCIFYIDESKFYSIGEVYIAGLVLSKFLSSFASINSFCELKVKCVQSKITIDYPLYSGNKALL, from the coding sequence ATGAAAAAAAACGAAAATAACGTATTATATTTTCGTAAAGAAATGGCCTATCTTTACGAAATGAGAGAACTTTTTATAGAAAAATTTCCAAAAGTAGCGCCGTTTTTAAATGCCGATAGCAAAGATCCCGATGTTGAAAGAATAATAGAAAACGTAGCCATACTTACATCCAAAATCCATCAAGAGCTCGATGAAAATATACCGCTAATCGCCGAATCCCTTATAAATATCGTATCGCCAAACTATACCAACCCGGTACCTTCGGTATGTATTCAAGAATTTTCTTTAAAAAGCGATAGCAAGAAAAATAGCACAATCGTACCAAAAGGCTCGGTCGTCGTTTCCAAGCCTGTTAATGACGTAAAATGCAAATTTAAAACCGCGTATGACGTCTATTTGTATCCTTTAAAAATAAATAAGACCTATTTAAGCAATAATAAAAGCGATTATGTTTTAAATTTAGAATTAAATATCACAAAAGATGAAGCAAGGTTGTCCGATATCGATATGAACCGTATAAATTTATACCTAGGCAACGACGTATATATGTCCTCTACGCTAGTTATGTGGATGAAAACATATCTAAAAAAAATCATCGTATTTTGTTCCGATAGCGATGAAACGTTTAATATTCCTACTTCGTCGATCGAGGTTATGGGGCTTAGCGATAAACTGCTCGATTATGAAGATTTTGGTTTTGAAGCATTTGCTCTTTTGCAAGAACTGTTTTTTATGCCGTATAAATTTAATTTTATAACGATAAAAAATTTGGATATGCTTAAATCTTCCGGTTCTAGAAATTTTACTATCAAATTTGTATTTGATAGAGATCTTCCAAACGGCTATATCCCAAGAGTCGAGCATTTTTCTTTATCTTCTACTCCTATTATAAATTTATTCGAGATGAGTGCGGAGCCTATATTAAATAACAATAAAAAAAACGGCCATAGGATTTTTTTAGACAGGGCAAAGATCGATGCTTACGATATAGTTCAAGTTACTAAAGTAGTCGCTCATAATAGCGATACGGGCAGAAGAGTGCTAAAAAACTACAAAAGTTTTGAACGATTTAATTTCTTTAACGGCGAAAATATAGATGATTTTTATTCTTTAAGCGATAGGACGGACGGCGATTCAAATTTGTTCAAAGAGATATCGTTTTTTTCTAACTCTCAAAAGGAGCAGACGGTAACCGTAGAGACCCTGTGCTGCAATGGAAATTTACCGTCCGAGCTCAAAATATCAGACATAAACGACTTTCCTGCCCAGCCGGAAATTAATACAAAAAATATTACCGTCCCCACATCTATGCAAAAAGTTGCGATAGACGGAAATTTGCTTTGGCGGCTCGTATCCATACTATCTTTTAGTTATCAAACCATACTCGAAAAAAAATCATTCCTAGCCGTATTAGACGCCTTTTCATTCGGCGATAGCCCGATATCTAAAATCCTGGCAAGCTCGCTACAAGACATAAAAACCAAATCTATCTATAGAATAGACGGGCATATGACGAAAAAAGGCACGCTATGCATATTTTATATAGACGAAAGCAAATTTTATAGCATAGGGGAAGTTTATATCGCGGGATTGGTTTTATCCAAATTTCTATCCAGCTTCGCTTCTATAAATTCATTTTGCGAGCTAAAGGTAAAATGCGTCCAAAGCAAAATAACGATAGACTATCCGCTTTATAGCGGCAATAAAGCATTGCTGTGA
- a CDS encoding type VI secretion system baseplate subunit TssG, whose translation MKLASETSFYRLIKKALNDYDKNDIVLRNSSKLGHPNKEIEYAKLNNEEKKNFLEIMVNFMGLYGSSSQLPSYMLDKFSRSDNENWKLFFDFFNNYLLWIFFESISMQNYPKSFKKDFSDRISAILFNILGIDDKEVARAYLPFAPLLLSLRRPKLQIQRVLEYNFNLKNKLFILENIPHQVVIDPKQRSYLGKLNNSLSKNFILGKRVLDYQSKMAIYIKDINYDEAVKYFPKGQKHDKLKESVIFLTNNEFAVDLYISIKYSPKMNLKLGDDSHSKLGYSSIIGKNKKDSYLMFFRLYS comes from the coding sequence GTGAAATTAGCGAGCGAAACTTCTTTTTATAGGCTTATTAAAAAAGCCTTAAACGACTATGACAAAAACGATATCGTTTTAAGAAATAGCTCGAAACTAGGCCACCCCAATAAAGAAATAGAATACGCCAAGCTAAACAATGAAGAAAAGAAAAATTTCTTAGAAATAATGGTAAATTTTATGGGGCTATACGGCAGCTCTTCGCAATTACCAAGCTATATGCTGGATAAATTTTCAAGAAGCGATAACGAAAATTGGAAATTATTTTTTGATTTTTTTAATAATTATTTGCTATGGATATTTTTTGAGAGCATATCTATGCAAAATTATCCCAAATCTTTTAAAAAAGATTTTAGCGATAGAATTTCGGCCATATTATTTAATATTTTAGGCATAGACGACAAAGAGGTAGCCAGGGCTTATCTGCCATTTGCGCCGCTACTCCTGAGCCTAAGGAGACCAAAGCTACAAATACAAAGAGTATTGGAATACAACTTTAATCTTAAAAATAAACTTTTTATATTGGAAAATATCCCGCATCAAGTAGTTATAGACCCAAAACAACGCAGCTATTTAGGTAAATTAAATAACTCTTTAAGTAAAAATTTTATATTAGGCAAAAGGGTTCTGGACTATCAAAGTAAAATGGCTATTTATATAAAAGATATAAATTACGATGAAGCCGTTAAATATTTTCCTAAAGGGCAAAAGCACGACAAGCTGAAAGAAAGCGTGATTTTTCTTACAAATAATGAATTTGCCGTGGATTTATATATAAGCATAAAATATTCTCCCAAAATGAATCTCAAACTAGGAGATGATTCTCATAGCAAGTTAGGCTACAGCTCCATAATAGGAAAAAACAAAAAAGACTCTTATTTGATGTTTTTTAGGTTATACTCATGA
- the tssM gene encoding type VI secretion system membrane subunit TssM — MVKLSLSFISRILSVFKIKGVSIFISLIAISILFWRYSPDIAFNDVYIFANTSSRIIALCIFWLIAFVIFALRATIKFFSSMKDDKRQQIKEIKKVSNESVNKAKRNFFISVKDAKNTWKNDIKFKKIPLVMIIGNERAGKSAFINYSNIEYPLGDSLDTYKKIHQSTTNFNLYISKNGALIDTEGVHFAQEVLFNPSSTDELPEDDVEKNKDFLLKKNIWKEFLNFLNKNIFHSKLGGAILIVDTQQFLENPKEYSNDLIRYLVKRVNDCENSLKIKFPIYVVFSKLDLVEGMGDYFKLFKDDIANKAFGLSLSNTFNKDDLDNDFKELSRSLLYNIMSKNSLSHSLEDKKRSYLFLKQLDNLFALVSDFALKLKDENSLKNSSPIKGVYFVSAFQENIPINYLVNTVCDRYGIKKPLARALNNYSKQSYFVKSLLKDIVFKGHLANPNLNKSLSTKILNFASIALVCVATYFACSHFINLKSAKELEAQNAMLSISTLLDGQKYKDYTPTQKIELLRNLKDTLRIYPRLFSGDTKFEYPLLDISYKGFESAKDLYTELTIDFLKNTILVEMENMLETETNPDNLIKAFYMYQSLFDKDFINANLFKIWIKTNWSKFEKYNINQDDFLSHADSVLNADLKDIYQNLNSIKVAGDKLIKVERLERLYSLLEFISYKNEKEFYDIKKEIAGIDNVIENSNAFEPFNKIYTKDGMREFLSNLSSYIDDSANIEKWLFQNERASNFDTNEDKTNLRLSIANLYLQKYRSRWITVIGGITPKKFNSRKETLDELEILSKVENPVNSLVNTLNTNTLLTDETFLKYIYGLGYPSTEIRKLFSNFSSDFSSYHALSDSSKENGILNTISDDVSKIHKKILDFNYEMLQSENDKITYVIGGVKNENDPFIVLNNDSKMLPKELMNYYQQVSKLSWKQVESGASTFLNTAWQDEIYSLYTNEIRPFYPFDETAAQSVSIQSFKAFFGKNGAWNQFYDRFLKKILSKGSNGYRVRSAYAKDFKFSKSFLENISVIDNIANTVLDLNDEIKINFYIKAIDLSADFSNISVSSVNDKSITYDHTIPSSLYITPKDFDTSAQIKFIAKFQNGNKIEQKTFSGEWAWHRLLRNSIYNSEQGKYSLYLNPQEKYYFGFDVTPNNAELMELLRNISSFKLPKNILN; from the coding sequence GTGGTAAAGTTGTCTCTCTCATTCATATCTAGAATTCTTAGTGTTTTTAAAATAAAAGGCGTTTCTATTTTTATCTCGCTTATTGCGATTAGTATTCTGTTTTGGCGGTATAGCCCCGATATAGCTTTTAACGACGTATATATTTTTGCAAATACATCATCGAGGATAATAGCTCTTTGTATTTTTTGGCTAATTGCATTCGTTATTTTCGCTTTGCGCGCAACGATCAAATTTTTCTCTTCTATGAAAGATGACAAAAGGCAGCAAATAAAAGAGATAAAAAAGGTATCAAACGAGTCCGTAAATAAAGCAAAAAGAAATTTTTTCATATCCGTAAAAGATGCAAAAAATACTTGGAAAAACGATATAAAATTTAAAAAAATACCGCTTGTTATGATAATAGGAAATGAAAGAGCGGGCAAAAGCGCTTTTATTAATTATTCCAATATAGAATACCCGCTTGGAGATAGCCTTGATACTTACAAAAAGATACACCAAAGCACGACGAATTTCAACCTTTACATATCAAAAAACGGAGCGCTTATAGATACCGAAGGCGTTCATTTTGCGCAAGAAGTTTTATTTAATCCGTCCTCAACGGACGAGCTTCCCGAGGATGATGTAGAAAAAAACAAAGACTTCCTCCTTAAAAAGAACATATGGAAAGAATTTTTAAATTTCTTAAATAAAAATATTTTTCACTCTAAGTTAGGCGGCGCTATTTTGATAGTGGATACTCAGCAGTTTTTAGAAAATCCAAAAGAGTACTCAAACGATCTAATAAGATATCTGGTAAAAAGAGTAAACGACTGCGAAAATAGCTTGAAAATAAAATTTCCTATTTATGTGGTATTTAGCAAACTCGACCTAGTTGAAGGTATGGGGGATTACTTTAAACTTTTCAAAGACGATATCGCAAATAAAGCTTTTGGTCTCAGCTTGTCAAATACCTTTAATAAAGACGATCTGGACAATGATTTTAAAGAACTAAGTCGCTCGTTACTTTATAACATAATGAGCAAAAACTCCCTTTCTCACTCCCTCGAAGACAAAAAACGCTCATATTTATTTTTAAAGCAGCTAGATAACCTGTTTGCACTCGTGAGCGACTTTGCTTTAAAACTAAAAGACGAAAATTCATTGAAAAATAGCTCGCCGATTAAAGGCGTTTACTTTGTTAGCGCATTTCAAGAAAATATACCTATAAACTATCTGGTAAATACGGTGTGCGATAGATATGGGATCAAAAAGCCGCTAGCTAGAGCCCTTAATAACTACAGTAAGCAAAGTTATTTTGTTAAATCGCTACTAAAAGATATTGTTTTTAAAGGCCATCTGGCAAATCCGAATTTAAACAAAAGCCTAAGTACAAAAATTTTAAATTTCGCATCGATAGCTCTTGTTTGCGTTGCCACCTACTTTGCATGCAGCCATTTTATAAACTTAAAATCGGCGAAAGAACTGGAAGCGCAAAATGCTATGCTTTCGATATCCACCTTGCTTGACGGCCAAAAATACAAAGATTATACGCCTACTCAAAAAATAGAATTGTTGCGCAATCTAAAAGATACTCTAAGAATATATCCTAGACTTTTTTCGGGGGATACCAAATTTGAATATCCGCTTTTGGATATATCCTACAAAGGCTTTGAGTCCGCTAAAGACTTATATACGGAGCTGACGATAGATTTTCTTAAAAATACCATCCTTGTCGAGATGGAAAATATGCTAGAAACCGAGACAAACCCCGACAATCTCATAAAAGCCTTTTATATGTATCAGTCGTTGTTTGATAAAGATTTTATAAATGCTAATTTATTTAAAATTTGGATCAAGACCAATTGGTCTAAATTTGAAAAATACAATATAAATCAAGATGACTTTTTATCCCATGCGGATAGCGTATTAAATGCCGACTTAAAAGATATATATCAAAATTTAAATTCTATCAAAGTAGCCGGCGACAAACTTATAAAAGTAGAAAGGCTAGAGAGGCTCTACTCTCTTTTGGAATTCATATCATATAAAAACGAAAAAGAATTTTACGATATAAAAAAAGAGATCGCAGGCATAGACAACGTCATAGAAAACAGTAACGCTTTCGAGCCGTTTAATAAAATTTATACAAAAGACGGTATGAGGGAGTTTTTGTCAAATTTAAGCTCCTATATAGACGACTCGGCAAATATTGAAAAATGGCTATTTCAAAACGAGCGAGCAAGCAACTTCGACACAAACGAGGATAAAACTAATCTACGTTTAAGTATAGCCAACCTATATCTACAAAAATATCGCTCCAGATGGATAACCGTCATAGGAGGCATAACGCCCAAAAAATTTAACTCGAGAAAAGAAACGCTAGACGAATTGGAAATTTTATCAAAGGTTGAAAATCCGGTAAATTCGCTTGTAAATACATTAAACACGAACACTCTTCTAACCGACGAAACTTTCTTAAAATATATATACGGCCTTGGTTATCCTTCTACCGAGATTAGAAAATTATTTTCAAATTTTAGCTCGGATTTTAGCTCGTATCATGCATTAAGCGACAGCTCAAAAGAAAACGGCATACTAAATACCATAAGCGACGACGTATCCAAAATCCATAAAAAAATCCTTGATTTTAACTACGAGATGCTACAAAGCGAAAACGACAAAATCACTTATGTAATAGGTGGAGTCAAAAACGAAAATGATCCATTTATAGTTTTAAATAACGACTCAAAAATGCTGCCAAAAGAGCTTATGAACTATTATCAGCAAGTATCAAAACTATCCTGGAAACAAGTAGAATCAGGCGCTTCTACTTTTTTAAATACGGCGTGGCAGGATGAAATTTACAGCCTTTATACAAACGAGATTAGGCCGTTTTATCCTTTTGACGAGACGGCGGCGCAGTCCGTGAGCATACAATCGTTTAAAGCATTTTTCGGGAAAAACGGAGCTTGGAATCAGTTTTATGATAGATTTTTGAAGAAAATTTTGAGCAAAGGATCAAACGGCTATAGGGTTAGATCGGCATATGCCAAGGATTTTAAATTTAGCAAAAGCTTCCTTGAAAACATATCCGTGATAGACAATATCGCAAATACCGTGCTTGATCTAAACGATGAGATAAAAATCAACTTTTATATTAAAGCTATTGATTTATCGGCAGATTTTAGTAATATCAGCGTTTCATCGGTAAACGACAAAAGTATAACTTATGATCACACGATACCGTCAAGTCTATACATAACGCCTAAAGACTTTGACACCTCCGCACAGATCAAATTTATAGCCAAATTTCAAAATGGCAATAAGATCGAGCAAAAAACGTTTAGCGGCGAGTGGGCTTGGCATAGACTTTTGCGAAATTCGATCTATAACTCCGAGCAAGGCAAATATTCGCTTTATCTTAATCCGCAAGAAAAATATTACTTCGGGTTTGACGTAACGCCTAATAATGCCGAATTAATGGAACTTTTAAGAAATATATCTTCATTTAAGTTGCCTAAAAATATTTTAAATTAA
- a CDS encoding thioredoxin reductase: MKFSKFKILFLSIVIMVAMVGIIAINEGESMEVYVVIAPDGQELKFDKNTNLLIPNNKAYKSVRTNPEYLKIQSKYLLDAREILDSSAYKDYKPSYFNPNPNDYGQTEYLSFESWYKLSFKSNSKEISPWTKKEKAYYESLKDKRDRYIYLVKRSNLKCSMIEIPDDAIGRVDERGRLTKPEYKEIYDTVERNVNTLKSRLFSGEWRVCAGILGDKRAFASATVLNNSGFKSRARQSVFLAAQLGEVDALKVLARYFSTSAYMSGSNKNLSRSLEYKALYENPPLDEYGMIPYLDEIIGSDFIMDFNRGGIAINPDGSLHREIKRLVESEGKLLDPRDIDANETTREEFVEYLKEAKDAHMDRFEIPGFPKEMTAKDISLYIDSTILESKIMSLTPPEGYPNAPYYNTPEELKRMYKSGKLDKRLNPLTPTMYKPSFPKDLKDKIEEYAKEHNIKD; the protein is encoded by the coding sequence GTGAAATTTAGTAAATTTAAAATTTTATTTTTAAGTATAGTAATAATGGTTGCAATGGTAGGAATAATAGCAATAAATGAAGGAGAATCAATGGAAGTATATGTAGTAATAGCACCTGATGGGCAGGAATTGAAATTTGACAAAAATACAAATTTGCTTATCCCTAATAATAAAGCCTATAAGTCTGTTAGAACAAATCCTGAATATCTTAAAATTCAGTCAAAATACTTACTAGATGCTAGAGAAATCCTCGACTCCTCTGCTTACAAAGACTACAAACCAAGCTACTTTAATCCAAATCCTAACGACTACGGACAAACGGAGTATCTATCCTTTGAGTCTTGGTATAAACTAAGCTTTAAATCAAATTCTAAAGAAATTTCTCCTTGGACTAAAAAAGAAAAAGCTTATTACGAAAGTTTAAAAGATAAAAGAGACAGATATATCTACCTGGTAAAAAGAAGCAATCTAAAATGCTCTATGATAGAAATACCCGATGATGCCATAGGAAGAGTAGATGAAAGAGGAAGACTAACCAAACCGGAATACAAAGAAATTTACGATACGGTGGAGAGAAACGTTAATACTTTAAAATCAAGACTGTTTTCGGGAGAGTGGAGAGTATGCGCAGGGATATTGGGAGATAAAAGAGCATTTGCTTCAGCTACAGTACTTAATAACTCGGGCTTTAAATCAAGAGCTAGACAATCGGTATTCTTAGCCGCTCAGTTGGGGGAAGTAGATGCTTTAAAAGTATTGGCTAGATATTTCTCTACGTCTGCTTATATGTCGGGATCAAACAAAAACCTATCCCGCTCCTTAGAATACAAAGCCCTCTACGAAAATCCTCCCCTAGACGAATACGGTATGATACCTTATCTAGATGAGATAATAGGGAGTGATTTTATTATGGATTTTAATAGGGGAGGGATAGCTATTAATCCAGATGGTTCTTTGCATAGGGAAATTAAGAGGTTGGTAGAAAGTGAAGGCAAGCTTTTAGACCCTAGAGATATAGATGCAAATGAAACAACTAGAGAAGAATTTGTTGAATACCTAAAAGAAGCAAAAGATGCACATATGGATAGATTTGAGATACCGGGCTTTCCAAAAGAAATGACCGCTAAAGACATCTCCCTCTACATCGACTCCACCATCCTCGAATCCAAAATAATGTCCCTAACTCCTCCCGAAGGATATCCTAACGCACCGTATTATAACACTCCCGAAGAACTAAAAAGAATGTATAAATCGGGCAAACTGGATAAAAGACTAAATCCTTTAACTCCTACTATGTATAAACCAAGCTTTCCAAAAGATCTAAAAGACAAGATAGAGGAGTATGCCAAAGAGCATAATATCAAGGATTAA